In one Musa acuminata AAA Group cultivar baxijiao chromosome BXJ2-5, Cavendish_Baxijiao_AAA, whole genome shotgun sequence genomic region, the following are encoded:
- the LOC103984635 gene encoding serine/arginine-rich splicing factor RS41 isoform X2 has translation MDDERDAEDAIRGLDRLEFGRHGRRLRVEWTKQERNSRRSGSSRRPSANTKPSKTLFVINFDSINTRTRDLERHFEPYGKILNVRIRRNFAFIQFDAQDDATKALEATHMSKLMDRVISVEYAVRDDDDRRNGYSPDRRGRERSRSHDRGRSSSPYGRGVERASPNYGRAPSPYAKARERGSPSYEKAQSPADDRDRSRSP, from the exons ATGGATGATGAGCGTGATGCTGAAGATGCAATACGTGGACTTGATCGGCTAGAGTTTGGCAGACATGGGCGGCGGCTCCGTGTTGAGTGGACAAAG CAAGAAAGGAATAGCAGAAGGTCTGGCAGTTCAAGAAGGCCTTCGGCTAACACAAAACCTTCAAAGACCTTGTTTGTCATAAACTTTGACTCAATCAACACCAGGACACGGGATTTGGAAAGGCATTTTGAGCCATATGGAAAAATTTTGAATGTTAGGATTCGAAGAAATTTTGCCTTCATCCAGTTTGATGCTCAGGACGATGCAACAAAAGCACTAGAGGCTACCCACATGAG CAAGCTGATGGATCGGGTGATCTCCGTCGAGTATGCAGTCCGTGATGATGACGATAGAAGAAACGGCTATAGCCCTGATCGGAGAGGTCGGGAAAGGTCAAGAAGCCATGATCGAGGACGGTCTTCAAGTCCTTATGGTAGAGGCGTGGAGAGGGCGAGCCCCAACTACGGTCGTGCTCCCAGTCCATATGCCAAGGCCAGGGAGAGGGGAAGTCCTAGCTATGAAAAAGCTCAAAGTCCTGCCGATGATAGAGACCGCAG TCGCTCCCCATGA
- the LOC103984634 gene encoding cytochrome P450 87A3 isoform X2, whose protein sequence is MHMAFLVAMFSAVSVVVLAVHWVYRWRNPRCSTGNLPPGSMGLPLLGETMQFFSPNTTFDVSPFIKNRIKRYGPVFRTSLVGLPVVVSTDPELNHFVFQQEGRLFESWYPETFTEIFGRSNVSSLHGFMYKYLKSLVLKLFGPESLKELLLRDVETAACANLSSWSRLSSIELKEATSNMIFDLTAKKLISYESSSSSESLRKNFVAFLRGLISYPVDLPGTAYHRCMQGRKNVLKVLKNMLKERRNSPWKQHGDFFDCVIEELNKERSLITETIALDLMFALLFASFETTSLALTLAIKFLTDHPNVLEKLTEEHDTILKNREDPMTGVTWMEYRSMTFTFQVINETARLANIAPGIFRKALKDIQFNGYTIPAGWRIMVCPPAVHLNPEIYEDPLTFDPSRWKERPELNGGSKHFMAFGGGMRFCVGAEFAKLQMAIFLHCLVTKYSWRAIRGGNIVRTPGLGFPNGYHIQLFPKA, encoded by the exons ATGCATATGGCATTCCTGGTTGCCATGTTCAGTGCAGTGTCGGTGGTCGTACTGGCGGTTCACTGGGTTTACAGATGGAGGAACCCAAGGTGCAGCACCGGAAACCTTCCGCCTGGCTCCATGGGTTTGCCTCTGCTTGGCGAGACCATGCAATTCTTCTCACCGAACACCACTTTCGATGTCTCTCCCTTCATCAAGAACAGGATAAAGAG GTACGGGCCAGTGTTCAGAACCAGCTTGGTCGGCCTGCCTGTGGTTGTGTCCACCGACCCGGAGCTCAACCACTTCGTCTTCCAACAAGAGGGGAGGCTGTTCGAGAGCTGGTACCCTGAGACCTTCACCGAGATCTTTGGCCGCAGCAACGTGAGCTCCTTGCATGGATTCATGTACAAGTACCTCAAGAGCTTGGTTCTCAAGCTCTTCGGTCCCGAGTCCCTCAAAGAGCTGCTGCTTCGTGATGTGGAGACGGCAGCATGCGCCAATCTCTCCTCGTGGTCGCGTCTGTCGAGCATCGAGCTGAAGGAAGCCACGTCAAAT ATGATATTTGATCTCACTGCCAAGAAGTTGATTAGCTACGAATCTTCGTCTTCATCTGAGAGTTTGAGGAAAAATTTTGTGGCCTTCCTACGAGGACTGATCTCGTATCCGGTGGATCTCCCAGGCACAGCTTATCACCGGTGTATGCAG GGAAGGAAGAACGTATTGAAAGTGCTGAAAAATATGCTTAAAGAAAGGCGGAATTCTCCATGGAAACAACATGGAGATTTCTTCGACTGTGTCATTGAAGAGCTGAACAAAGAAAGATCATTGATAACGGAGACCATTGCTCTGGATTTGATGTTTGCGCTGCTCTTCGCGAGCTTCGAGACCACATCTCTGGCCCTCACGCTGGCCATAAAGTTTCTCACGGACCACCCAAATGTACTGGAGAAATTGACA GAAGAGCATGACACAATACTAAAGAACCGAGAGGACCCAATGACAGGAGTGACATGGATGGAGTACAGATCAATGACATTCACATTTCAG GTTATCAATGAAACAGCGAGGTTGGCAAATATAGCGCCAGGGATCTTCAGAAAAGCACTGAAGGACATCCAGTTTAATG GATACACAATTCCTGCAGGATGGCGAATCATGGTGTGTCCTCCAGCAGTGCATCTGAACCCTGAGATATACGAGGATCCACTCACCTTCGACCCAAGTAGATGGAAG GAGAGGCCAGAACTGAATGGTGGGTCCAAGCATTTCATGGCTTTTGGAGGGGGCATGAGATTCTGTGTGGGCGCTGAATTCGCCAAGCTGCAGATGGCCATCTTCCTCCATTGCTTGGTGACCAAATACAG CTGGAGGGCAATCAGAGGAGGAAATATAGTCCGAACGCCAGGATTAGGATTCCCAAATGGTTATCACATCCAGCTCTTTCCCAAAGCTTGA
- the LOC103984634 gene encoding cytochrome P450 87A3 isoform X1 produces the protein MHMAFLVAMFSAVSVVVLAVHWVYRWRNPRCSTGNLPPGSMGLPLLGETMQFFSPNTTFDVSPFIKNRIKRYGPVFRTSLVGLPVVVSTDPELNHFVFQQEGRLFESWYPETFTEIFGRSNVSSLHGFMYKYLKSLVLKLFGPESLKELLLRDVETAACANLSSWSRLSSIELKEATSNMIFDLTAKKLISYESSSSSESLRKNFVAFLRGLISYPVDLPGTAYHRCMQGRKNVLKVLKNMLKERRNSPWKQHGDFFDCVIEELNKERSLITETIALDLMFALLFASFETTSLALTLAIKFLTDHPNVLEKLTEEHDTILKNREDPMTGVTWMEYRSMTFTFQVINETARLANIAPGIFRKALKDIQFNGYTIPAGWRIMVCPPAVHLNPEIYEDPLTFDPSRWKERPELNGGSKHFMAFGGGMRFCVGAEFAKLQMAIFLHCLVTKYRYSLALPSTIFLFFYIVEIRWPWLTRQLHELHVHTDKAHSHN, from the exons ATGCATATGGCATTCCTGGTTGCCATGTTCAGTGCAGTGTCGGTGGTCGTACTGGCGGTTCACTGGGTTTACAGATGGAGGAACCCAAGGTGCAGCACCGGAAACCTTCCGCCTGGCTCCATGGGTTTGCCTCTGCTTGGCGAGACCATGCAATTCTTCTCACCGAACACCACTTTCGATGTCTCTCCCTTCATCAAGAACAGGATAAAGAG GTACGGGCCAGTGTTCAGAACCAGCTTGGTCGGCCTGCCTGTGGTTGTGTCCACCGACCCGGAGCTCAACCACTTCGTCTTCCAACAAGAGGGGAGGCTGTTCGAGAGCTGGTACCCTGAGACCTTCACCGAGATCTTTGGCCGCAGCAACGTGAGCTCCTTGCATGGATTCATGTACAAGTACCTCAAGAGCTTGGTTCTCAAGCTCTTCGGTCCCGAGTCCCTCAAAGAGCTGCTGCTTCGTGATGTGGAGACGGCAGCATGCGCCAATCTCTCCTCGTGGTCGCGTCTGTCGAGCATCGAGCTGAAGGAAGCCACGTCAAAT ATGATATTTGATCTCACTGCCAAGAAGTTGATTAGCTACGAATCTTCGTCTTCATCTGAGAGTTTGAGGAAAAATTTTGTGGCCTTCCTACGAGGACTGATCTCGTATCCGGTGGATCTCCCAGGCACAGCTTATCACCGGTGTATGCAG GGAAGGAAGAACGTATTGAAAGTGCTGAAAAATATGCTTAAAGAAAGGCGGAATTCTCCATGGAAACAACATGGAGATTTCTTCGACTGTGTCATTGAAGAGCTGAACAAAGAAAGATCATTGATAACGGAGACCATTGCTCTGGATTTGATGTTTGCGCTGCTCTTCGCGAGCTTCGAGACCACATCTCTGGCCCTCACGCTGGCCATAAAGTTTCTCACGGACCACCCAAATGTACTGGAGAAATTGACA GAAGAGCATGACACAATACTAAAGAACCGAGAGGACCCAATGACAGGAGTGACATGGATGGAGTACAGATCAATGACATTCACATTTCAG GTTATCAATGAAACAGCGAGGTTGGCAAATATAGCGCCAGGGATCTTCAGAAAAGCACTGAAGGACATCCAGTTTAATG GATACACAATTCCTGCAGGATGGCGAATCATGGTGTGTCCTCCAGCAGTGCATCTGAACCCTGAGATATACGAGGATCCACTCACCTTCGACCCAAGTAGATGGAAG GAGAGGCCAGAACTGAATGGTGGGTCCAAGCATTTCATGGCTTTTGGAGGGGGCATGAGATTCTGTGTGGGCGCTGAATTCGCCAAGCTGCAGATGGCCATCTTCCTCCATTGCTTGGTGACCAAATACAGGTACAGTTTGGCCCTACCTTCcaccatttttcttttcttttacatagTGGAAATACGTTGGCCATGGTTAACAAGGCAACTGCATGAGCTTCATGTACACACTGACAAAGCCCATTCCCACAATTAA
- the LOC135613237 gene encoding cytochrome P450 87A3-like produces the protein MAFLVAMCSAVAVVVLVVLWVYRWRNPRCSIGKLPPGSMGLPLLGETMQFFSPNTTFDVSPFIKDRIKRYGPVFRTSLIGLPVVVSTDPELNRFVFQQEGRLFESWYPETFTEIFGRSNVGSLHGFMYKYLKSLVLKLFGPESLKDLLLRDVETAACANLSSWSRLSSIELKEATSNMIFDLTAKKLISYESSSSSESLRKNFVAFIRGLISYPVDLPGTAYYQCMQGRKNVMKVLKNMLKERRNSPRKQHGDFFDSLIEELNKERSLITETIALDLMFVLLFASFETTSLALTLAIKFLTDHPNVLEKLTEEHDTIIKNREDPLSGVTWMEYRSMTFTFQVRQKSRVNQTGAYGDGILENNNAIMLKFSSAFIHEPRSYSP, from the exons ATGGCATTCCTGGTTGCCATGTGCAGTGCAGTGGCGGTGGTCGTACTGGTGGTTCTCTGGGTTTACAGATGGAGGAACCCGAGATGCAGCATCGGAAAGCTGCCGCCTGGCTCCATGGGTTTGCCTCTGCTTGGCGAGACCATGCAGTTCTTCTCGCCGAACACCACTTTCGATGTCTCTCCCTTCATCAAGGACAGGATAAAGAG GTACGGGCCAGTGTTCAGAACCAGCTTGATCGGCCTGCCTGTGGTTGTGTCCACCGACCCGGAGCTCAACCGCTTCGTCTTCCAACAAGAGGGGAGGCTGTTCGAGAGCTGGTACCCTGAGACCTTCACCGAGATCTTTGGCCGCAGCAACGTGGGGTCCTTGCATGGATTCATGTACAAGTACCTCAAGAGCTTGGTTCTCAAGCTCTTCGGCCCCGAGTCCCTCAAAGACCTGCTGCTTCGTGATGTGGAGACGGCAGCATGCGCCAATCTCTCCTCGTGGTCGCGTCTGTCGAGCATCGAGCTGAAAGAAGCCACGTCAAAT ATGATATTTGATCTCACTGCCAAGAAATTGATTAGCTATGAATCTTCGTCTTCATCTGAGAGTTTGAGGAAAAATTTTGTGGCCTTCATACGAGGACTGATCTCATATCCGGTGGATCTCCCGGGAACAGCTTATTACCAGTGTATGCAG GGAAGGAAGAACGTGATGAAAGTGCTGAAAAATATGCTTAAAGAAAGGCGGAATTCTCCAAGGAAACAACATGGAGATTTCTTCGACTCTCTCATTGAAGAGCTGAACAAAGAAAGATCATTGATAACGGAGACCATTGCTCTGGATTTGATGTTCGTGCTGCTCTTCGCGAGCTTCGAGACCACATCTCTGGCCCTCACGCTGGCCATAAAGTTTCTCACGGACCACCCAAATGTACTGGAGAAATTGACG GAAGAGCATGACACAATAATAAAGAACCGGGAGGACCCATTGTCAGGAGTGACATGGATGGAGTACAGATCAATGACATTCACATTTCAGGTGAGGCAGAAGTCCAGA GTAAATCAGACAGGAGCTTATGGTGATGGAATCCTGGAAAATAACAATGCAATTATGCTTAAATTCAGTTCAGCATTCATTCATGAGCCACGATCATATTCTCCAtag
- the LOC135613238 gene encoding endoribonuclease Dicer homolog 3b-like, whose protein sequence is MRHLPSTKGKLAASSHCPCRRINPHAFPTAWAPQNPRRTLPASPHFPVSCPRSSSIEAMEIEQLERPVRQPLKYLQPRRYEIKVFEAAMRKNTIAVLETGAGKTLIAVMLMKEFGKRLIVDGKKMTIIFLSSTVNLVNQDYTELDVVEYCGAQRIGEWSTDCWEKNVKTRDVVVMTPQILLDALRRAFQTLDTVQLIVFDECHCARGNHPYARIMKEFYHDTGCKPTIFGMTASPVGGKDYNELIKTEVGYAMGTKNGFISSKLDKLVEISQSLRLEEEVYCLILMERVITAKVIERFMRKINITPHFPVSYLTGGGSSKDSLTPKLQRTVIDSFRAGKVNFLLTTDIAEEGVDIPNCSCVIHFDLSKTVCSYVQSRGRGRQVNSSFILMLER, encoded by the exons ATGCGGCACTTGCCTTCCACCAAGGGCAAATTGGCGGCCTCGTCACACTGCCCGTGTCGACGGATCAACCCTCACGCTTTTCCCACTGCTTGGGCGCCCCAAAACCCTCGGAGAACCCTCCCCGCATCTCCCCACTTCCCCGTCTCTTGCCCACGCTCCTCCTCCATCGAAGCCATGGAGATCGAGCAGTTGGAGCGGCCTGTTCGACAGCCGCTCAAATATCTCCAGCCACGACG TTACGAGATTAAGGTGTTTGAAGCCGCGATGAGGAAGAACACGATCGCTGTGCTGGAGACGGGGGCAGGAAAGACGTTAATCGCCGTGATGCTTATGAAGGAGTTCGGGAAGCGGCTGATCGTGGACGGTAAGAAGATGACGATCATTTTTCTGTCTTCAACAGTCAATCTTGTGAATCAG GACTATACAGAGCTGGATGTAGTAGAATACTGTGGAGCGCAAAGGATTGGCGAGTGGAGCACTGATTGCTGGGAAAAGAATGTTAAAACTAGAGAT GTTGTGGTGATGACTCCCCAGATACTATTGGATGCTTTAAGGCGTGCATTTCAGACTCTAGACACAGTGCAATTGATTGTTTTTGATGAGTGCCATTGTGCTCGTGGTAATCATCCATATGCAAGAATAATGAAG GAATTCTATCATGATACTGGATGCAAGCCAACCATTTTTGGAATGACAGCATCTCCTGTAGGCGGCAAAG ATTACAATGAACTCATAAAAACAGAAGTCGGATATGCAATGGGAACCAAAAATGGATTTATATCTTCAAAGTTGGACAAACTAGTTGAAATTTCTCAATCACTTAG ATTAGAAGAAGAGGTATACTGTCTAATTTTAATGGAAAGAGTTATAACTGCTAAAGTGATTGAAAGATTTATGAGAAAGATCAATATCACACCACATTTTCCAGTGTCTTACTTGACTGGTGGAGGTTCATCAAAAGATTCTTTAACCCCAAAATTGCAGAGAACCGTTATTGATTCTTTTCGAGCTGGGAAG GTGAATTTCTTGCTCACTACTGATATAGCTGAAGAAGGAGTAGATATACCTAATTGTTCCTGTGTGATCCATTTCGACTTATCtaaaacagtttgcagttatgtccAGTCTCGTGGCAGAGGACGACAAGTTAATTCAAGTTTTATTCTCATGCTTGAGAGGTAG
- the LOC135613239 gene encoding uncharacterized protein LOC135613239, protein MDPKACVLDTPRCNPPLRRCSPTRHRPLWCPRLALSGTLRHSARRAVVSSAGATRAYSVPLVIEQTKHGEMAYDVFSRLLKERIVCVNGAISDEIAAVVVAQLLFLESQNPSKTINLYVNSPGGAVTAGLAIYDTMQYISSPVSTLCLGQAASMGSLLLAAGATGERRALPHSRIMIHQPSGGASGQATDIAIQAKEILKVRDRLNAIYARHTGQPIERIEQCMERDTFMSPEEAKEFGLLDEVIMHRPLACAPPAKHQELLLHGSR, encoded by the coding sequence ATGGATCCAAAGGCGTGCGTCCTCGATACACCCAGGTGTAATCCGCCACTCCGCCGCTGCTCTCCTACCCGCCACCGCCCGTTGTGGTGTCCTCGCCTGGCACTCTCCGGAACCCTCCGCCACTCCGCCCGCCGCGCCGTGGTCTCCTCCGCCGGCGCCACTCGCGCCTACAGCGTCCCCTTGGTGATCGAGCAAACCAAGCATGGGGAGATGGCGTACGACGTCTTCTCCCGCCTCCTCAAGGAACGCATCGTGTGCGTCAACGGCGCCATCTCCGACGAGATCGCCGCGGTGGTCGTGGCGCAGCTCCTCTTCCTGGAGTCCCAGAACCCCTCCAAGACCATCAACCTCTACGTCAACTCACCCGGCGGCGCCGTCACCGCCGGCCTCGCCATCTACGACACCATGCAGTACATCAGCTCCCCGGTCTCCACCCTCTGCCTCGGCCAGGCTGCCTCCATGGGGTCCCTCCTCCTCGCCGCTGGCGCCACCGGCGAGCGCCGCGCCCTCCCCCACTCCCGCATCATGATCCACCAGCCCTCCGGCGGCGCGTCCGGCCAGGCCACCGACATCGCCATCCAGGCCAAGGAGATCCTCAAGGTCCGCGATCGCCTCAACGCCATCTACGCCCGCCACACGGGGCAGCCCATCGAGCGGATCGAGCAGTGCATGGAGCGCGACACGTTCATGTCTCCCGAAGAGGCCAAGGAGTTTGGCCTCCTCGACGAGGTCATCATGCACCGTCCTCTGGCCTGCGCTCCTCCAGCCAAGCACCAAGAACTTTTGCTCCATGGCTCCCGGTAA